A portion of the Oncorhynchus nerka isolate Pitt River linkage group LG27, Oner_Uvic_2.0, whole genome shotgun sequence genome contains these proteins:
- the LOC115112428 gene encoding mitochondrial glutamate carrier 1-like isoform X2, whose amino-acid sequence MSDCLIKTIQSEGYFGMYRGAAVNLTLVTPEKAIKLAANDFFRQHLSKDGQKLSLLREMLAGCGAGTCQVIITTPMEMLKIQLQDAGRIEAQRKLMSQAAVRAPGGPVELRSHTAMQLTRELLRSQGIAGLYKGLGATLLRDVPFSIIYFPLFANLNSLGGRGADGPAPFYVSFASGCIAGSTAAVAVNPVDVIKTRIQTMTRGSQEDTYGGVTDCIRKILRQEGPSAFLKGAHCRALVIAPLFGIAQVVYFLGVGEFLLSFLPQQNN is encoded by the exons AT GTCAGATTGCCTTATCAAGACCATCCAATCAGAGGGGTACTTTGGCATGTACAGAG GTGCTGCTGTGAACCTGACTCTGGTCACTCCAGAGAAGGCCATCAAACTAGCTGCCAATGACTTCTTTAGACAGCACCTGTCCAAGGATGG tcagaAGCTTAGCCTGCTGAGGGAGATGCTGGCGGGTTGTGGTGCTGGTACATGTCAG GTCATCATCACCACTCCCATGGAGATGCTAAAGATTCAGTTACAGGATGCAGGGCGGATAG AGGCTCAGAGGAAGCTGATGTCCCAGGCTGCAGTTAGGGCCCCTGGGGGCCCAGTGGAGTTGAGGTCCCATACAGCAATGCAGCTCACCCGGGAGCTGCTGAGGAGCCAGGGCATTGCCGGGCTCTACAAGGGCCTGGGGGCCACACTCCTGAG GGACGTGCCATTCTCCATAATCTACTTCCCCCTGTTTGCCAATCTGAACAGTCTTGGTGGCCGTGGGGCTGATGGCCCCGCTCCCTTTTATGTGTCCTTTGCATCAGGCTGCATCGCTGGCAGTACAGCTGCTGTGGCAGTTAATCCTGTGGATG TGATTAAGACCAGAATTCAGACCATGACACGGGGAAGTCAGGAGGACACCTACGGCGGAGTGACAGACTGCATCAG GAAGATTCTACGCCAAGAGGGTCCCTCTGCTTTCCTGAAGGGGGCGCACTGCCGTGCTCTGGTCATTGCTCCCCTCTTTGGCATCGCACAGGTGGTCTACTTCCTGGGAGTGGGAGAGTTCCTTCTCAGCTTCCTGCCTCAACAGAACAACTAG
- the LOC115112428 gene encoding mitochondrial glutamate carrier 1-like isoform X1, with amino-acid sequence MADKQISLPAKLINGGIAGLIGVTCVFPIDLAKTRLQNQQNGSRLYTSMSDCLIKTIQSEGYFGMYRGAAVNLTLVTPEKAIKLAANDFFRQHLSKDGQKLSLLREMLAGCGAGTCQVIITTPMEMLKIQLQDAGRIEAQRKLMSQAAVRAPGGPVELRSHTAMQLTRELLRSQGIAGLYKGLGATLLRDVPFSIIYFPLFANLNSLGGRGADGPAPFYVSFASGCIAGSTAAVAVNPVDVIKTRIQTMTRGSQEDTYGGVTDCIRKILRQEGPSAFLKGAHCRALVIAPLFGIAQVVYFLGVGEFLLSFLPQQNN; translated from the exons ATGGCTGACAAGCAGATCAG tttacCTGCCAAATTGATCAACGGGGGAATTGCTGGACTGATTGGTGTGACATGTGTATTTCCTATTGACCTAGCCAAGACCCGTCTCCAGAACCAGCAAAATGGTTCCCGTCTCTACACCAGCAT GTCAGATTGCCTTATCAAGACCATCCAATCAGAGGGGTACTTTGGCATGTACAGAG GTGCTGCTGTGAACCTGACTCTGGTCACTCCAGAGAAGGCCATCAAACTAGCTGCCAATGACTTCTTTAGACAGCACCTGTCCAAGGATGG tcagaAGCTTAGCCTGCTGAGGGAGATGCTGGCGGGTTGTGGTGCTGGTACATGTCAG GTCATCATCACCACTCCCATGGAGATGCTAAAGATTCAGTTACAGGATGCAGGGCGGATAG AGGCTCAGAGGAAGCTGATGTCCCAGGCTGCAGTTAGGGCCCCTGGGGGCCCAGTGGAGTTGAGGTCCCATACAGCAATGCAGCTCACCCGGGAGCTGCTGAGGAGCCAGGGCATTGCCGGGCTCTACAAGGGCCTGGGGGCCACACTCCTGAG GGACGTGCCATTCTCCATAATCTACTTCCCCCTGTTTGCCAATCTGAACAGTCTTGGTGGCCGTGGGGCTGATGGCCCCGCTCCCTTTTATGTGTCCTTTGCATCAGGCTGCATCGCTGGCAGTACAGCTGCTGTGGCAGTTAATCCTGTGGATG TGATTAAGACCAGAATTCAGACCATGACACGGGGAAGTCAGGAGGACACCTACGGCGGAGTGACAGACTGCATCAG GAAGATTCTACGCCAAGAGGGTCCCTCTGCTTTCCTGAAGGGGGCGCACTGCCGTGCTCTGGTCATTGCTCCCCTCTTTGGCATCGCACAGGTGGTCTACTTCCTGGGAGTGGGAGAGTTCCTTCTCAGCTTCCTGCCTCAACAGAACAACTAG
- the LOC115112427 gene encoding serum amyloid A-5 protein-like produces the protein MKLLLAGLVLTLVVGAQAQWYRFPGEAARGAKDMWRAYGDMKDANWKNSDKYFHARGNYDAARRGPGGRWAATVISNGREMVQGSSGRGHEDSAADQQANRWGRNGRDPNRFRPQGLPKNY, from the exons ATGAAGCTGCTTCTAGCTGGACTTGTTCTGACCCTCGTTGTAGGAGCTCAAGCTCAGTGGTACCGCTTCCCTGGTGAAGCTGCTCGAG GTGCTAAAGACATGTGGCGTGCATATGGCGACATGAAGGACGCCAACTGGAAAAACTCAGACAAGTACTTCCATGCTCGGGGCAACTATGATGCTGccaggagaggaccagggggCAGGTGGGCAGCAACAGTCATCAG TAATGGCCGGGAGATGGTTCAGGGTTCCAGTGGTCGAGGACATGAGGACTCAGCAGCTGACCAGCAGGCTAACCGCTGGGGACGTAATGGACGGGACCCCAACCGATTCAGACCCCAAGGACTCCCCAAGAACTACTGA
- the LOC115112426 gene encoding serum amyloid A-5 protein-like, giving the protein MKLLLAGLVLTLVVGAQAQWYRFPGEAARGAKDMWRAYGDMKDANWKNSDKYFHARGNYDAARRGPGGRWAATVISNGREMVQGSSGRGHEDSAADQQANRWGRNGRDPNRFRPQGLPKNY; this is encoded by the exons ATGAAGCTGCTTCTAGCTGGACTTGTTCTGACCCTCGTTGTAGGAGCTCAAGCTCAGTGGTACCGCTTCCCTGGTGAAGCTGCTCGAG GTGCTAAAGACATGTGGCGTGCATATGGCGACATGAAGGACGCCAACTGGAAAAACTCAGACAAGTACTTCCACGCTCGGGGCAACTATGATGCTGccaggagaggaccagggggCAGGTGGGCAGCAACAGTCATCAG TAATGGCCGGGAGATGGTTCAGGGTTCCAGTGGTCGAGGACATGAGGACTCAGCAGCTGACCAGCAGGCTAACCGCTGGGGACGTAATGGACGGGACCCCAACCGATTCAGACCCCAAGGACTCCCCAAGAACTACTGA